In the genome of Thermoanaerobaculia bacterium, the window GGTGGAAGGTCATCCCCGCCTCTTCCGCCCCGGGAAAGAGAGCGTCGGCGACGCCCGGCGCCGGGACGACGACCACGTCCGCGGCCCGTTCCGCCGCGAGGCGGCGCGCGGCGTCGCGCAGGATCGGCCAGTGCCGGCGCACTTCGCCGGCGCGGCTTCCCGGCATGACGGCGATCCGCTGCCTTCCCGGGCGGCGCGGCACGGGCGGATCGGTCCTCAGGCGTTCCTCCACCTCGTCTGCGATCGGATGCCCGGCGCACACCGCGTCGATCCCCGCGCGCCGGTAGATCTCGGTCTCGAACGGGAAGAGCGTGATCATCCGCCGCACGAACGCCTTCATTCCCTTCACCCGCCCGGAGCGCCATGCCCACACCTGCGGCGAGACGTAATACACGACCGGGACGCCGCGGCGCGCGAGGCGACGGCCCAGCCGCAGGTGAAAGTCGGGAAAGTCGATCAGGATCGCGGCGGCCGGGCGCTCCCGGATCGCCGCCCGCTCGAGACGCCGGGCGGTCCTCCAGACGGCGGGGAGCTTGCCGATCACCTCGAAGAGCCCGACGACGGAGATCTCCGCGGAGTCCGCGACGCGGACGACGCCCTCCTTCTCCATGCGCTCCCCTCCCATTCCGAAGAACGAGAGCCCGGGGCGGCGCCGGCCGAGCTCGCGGACCAGAGAAGCCCCGAGACGATCCCCGGAGGTCTCGCCCGCCGAAACGAACACCTTCATCGGCCGCCCGTCAGGGATGCGGCGGGAGCGGGTACATCGCCCATCCCGCCGCAATCGCGCCGACGAGCATCGTGAGGAGGACGAAGACGAAGTAGCGCCACCGTTCCCGGCGGCCGGAGCGCCAGAGCAGCGCGAAGAAGGCCGCGGTCAGGAGCGCGTAGAGGACGAGCGCGAGGAAATGGTCGGCGGGCATGCTCAGCTCTTGGCCCCCGTGAAGATGTCGTACGCGTCGAGCATCAGCAGGAGGTTCATCATTCCCGCGGTCAGGATGAACGCGCAGCCGTATTCGAAGGTCGGCGAGAGGATGTTCCCCGCCGTGTTCTCGATCAGCAGCCGCGCCCCGATGTTCAGGAGGCCCGCGCCGTAGCACGCGAAGGTGGCCAGGAGCGTCAGCGGATGCTCCGGCTCGCGGACGTAGAGCTTGCCGTGGTAGCCGAGCCCGAGCAGGAACGCGGCGGTGACGATCGCGGCGTACAGGAGCGCCGTTCCGCGCTTTCCGAGATACGCGTGGCCGAGCCCGGGGAACAGCCAGGCGAGGAGCAGCGCGACGAAGAGGTTTCCGCGGGCCGCCGGAGTGCCGCGGCGCGCCTCCGCCGCCCCCGGCTCCGCGCGGCTCACCTCGAGCTCCGGGCGAGCGCCTCGAAACCCGCCGCCACCGCGCGCCGCGTCTGCGGCAGCTCCTCGGGAACGACCCGCGTCTCGCCGGTGACCGTCATGAAGTTCGTGTCCCCGTCCCAGCGGGGAACGACGTGGAAGTGGTAGTGGTCCGCGATCCCGGCGCCGCCCGCCCGGCCGAAGTTCGCGCCGACGTTGAATCCGGCGGGGCGGTAGAGCCGCGCGAGGACCTCCTGGGTCCGCGAGACCTCCTCGATGAGCTCGGCGAGCGTGGCGCCGTCGCTCTCGAACAGCCGCGCCTCGTGGGCGACCGGCGCGACCATCACGTGGCCGTTCGCGTAGGGGTAGCGGTTCAGCATCGAAAAGACGCGATCACCGCGGTGAACGACGAGCGTCTCGACGTCGTCCTCGCCCCGGAGCGCGTCACAGAAGATGCAGCCGGGCGCCTTCTCCGACACGAGATAGCTCAGACGCCACGGAGCGAAGAGGGTCTCCATCCGCCGCCCGCCGACCCGAAGGTCACCGGTTGATCAGTTCCTTGAGCTCTTTTCCCGGCTTGAAATACGGGATGCGCTTGGCGGGGACCTGGACCTTTTCCCCGGTCTTCGGATTCCGGCCGACGCGGGCTCCGCGCGAGCGCAGCCGGAACGAGCCGAAACCGCGGAGCTCGATCTTCTCCCCTTCCCGGAGGGACTGGATGATCGAGTCGAAGAACGCCTCGACGGCGGCCTCCGCCTCCTTCTTGTTGAGATCCGCCGCGGTCAGGACCTTCTCGATCAGCTCCGCTTTCGTCATCTCACTCTTCGTCCGTCTCGGTCTTCTTGCGCGACCGCTTCTTCTTGGGTGCCTCTCCCCCCTCGGCGGGCGCCGGGGAAGCCTCGGCGGCCGCGACCTCGCGGGAGGAGAGACCCACCTTCATCTCGTCGTCCTCGATCCGCAGGATCGTGGCACGCACCTTCTGCCCCTCGGCGTAGTGGTCCTGGGGCTTCTGGCCGCGGGCGAGCGGGGTTTCCGACACGTGCATCAGGCCCTCGACCATGCCGTCGATGTTCACGAACACGCCGAAGTCCGCGATGCGCGTGACCGTCCCCTCGATCACCGAGCCGACCTGGTGCTTCTTCTTGAACTCCTCCCACTCGTTGGGCATGAATTCCTTGATCGAGAGGGAGATCCGGCGGTTCTCCGGATCGATGTGCGTGATCGTCGCCCGGACCTCGTCCCCTTTCTTGAGGACCTCGGAGGGGTGCTTGATCCGCTTCGTCCACGACATGTCCGAAACGTGGATCAGGCCGTCGACGCCCTCCTCGATCTCGACGAACGCGCCGAAGTCGGTGAGGTTGCGCACCTTGCCGGTGATCTCGGTGCCGATGGCGTACTTCTCGGCGACCCCTTCCCAGGGATCGGGGAGCGTGTTCTTGAGCGACAGCGAGATCCGCCGCGTATCGGTATTGACGTCGGAGATGATCGCCTCGACCGTGTCGCCGACCGAGACGACCTTCGAGGGATTCTTCATCTTCTTCGACCAGGACATCTCGGAGACGTGGATCAGGCCCTCGATCCCCTGCTCCAGCTCGACGAAGGCGCCGTAGTCCGTGACGTTCGTGACGCGGCCGGAGACGCGGGAACCGACCGGGTACTTTTCCGGCACCTGCTCCCACGGGTCCGCGGTGAGCTGCTTCGTGCCGAGCGAAACCCGCTCGGTCTCCTTGTCGAACTTCAGCACGACGACGTCGATCTCGTCCCCGACCTTGAGGACGTCCGACGGATGGTTGATCCGTCCCCAGGAGATGTCGGTGACGTGGAGGAGGCCGTCGAGGCCCCCGAGATCGACGAAAGCGCCGTAGTCGGTGAGGTTCTTGACGGTGCCGCGGAGCACGCGCCCCTCCTCGAGCTGGGCGAGCGTCTCGCGCTTCTTGGCTTCCTGCTCGACCTCGATGACGGCCTTGCGCGAGAGGACGATGTTCCCCCGCTTCTTGTCGACCGAGATGACCTTGAACTCGAACTCCTTGCCGCGCAGGAAGTCGAGGTTCTTCACGGGCTTGGTGTCGACCAGCGAGCCGGGAAGGAACGCCTTGACGCCGATGTCGACGGCGAGGCCTCCCTTGATCCGGTCGATGATGCGGCCGCGCACGTTCGTGCCCTCGCGGAACGCCTTCTCCACGTCGTCCCAGACCCGCATCTTCTCGGCTTTGTCCTTGGACAGGACGACGTAGCCGTTCTGGTCCTCGGTCGATTCGAGCAGGACGTCGATCCGGTCGTTGACGGCGACGGTGACGTGCCCTTCGTAGTCGGTGAACTCGGCGATCGAAATGACCCCTTCCGACTTGTACCCGATGTCGACGATCACTTCCGACGGCGTGACCTGGATCACGCGGCCCCGGATGATCTGCCCTTCCTGGAGATTCTTGAGAGTGTCCTCGTACTGGGCGATCAGGCTCTCGTATTCGGCCGCGCTCAGTTCAGTCTCGGTTTCCATCGGCTGGTCTTTGGACTC includes:
- the lpxB gene encoding lipid-A-disaccharide synthase, whose product is MKVFVSAGETSGDRLGASLVRELGRRRPGLSFFGMGGERMEKEGVVRVADSAEISVVGLFEVIGKLPAVWRTARRLERAAIRERPAAAILIDFPDFHLRLGRRLARRGVPVVYYVSPQVWAWRSGRVKGMKAFVRRMITLFPFETEIYRRAGIDAVCAGHPIADEVEERLRTDPPVPRRPGRQRIAVMPGSRAGEVRRHWPILRDAARRLAAERAADVVVVPAPGVADALFPGAEEAGMTFHRGDPEPLLAASDVLLVSSGTSTLQGALCGVPMVVVYRTSAATMALARRLVKTPHIALANIVAGERVVPELVQEEATVEGVRREAARFLDSSDAADAVRRRWAEVREKLGPRGASARAAEAVLEVLPA
- a CDS encoding DUF6677 family protein, coding for MSRAEPGAAEARRGTPAARGNLFVALLLAWLFPGLGHAYLGKRGTALLYAAIVTAAFLLGLGYHGKLYVREPEHPLTLLATFACYGAGLLNIGARLLIENTAGNILSPTFEYGCAFILTAGMMNLLLMLDAYDIFTGAKS
- a CDS encoding HIT domain-containing protein, which gives rise to METLFAPWRLSYLVSEKAPGCIFCDALRGEDDVETLVVHRGDRVFSMLNRYPYANGHVMVAPVAHEARLFESDGATLAELIEEVSRTQEVLARLYRPAGFNVGANFGRAGGAGIADHYHFHVVPRWDGDTNFMTVTGETRVVPEELPQTRRAVAAGFEALARSSR
- a CDS encoding integration host factor subunit beta, giving the protein MTKAELIEKVLTAADLNKKEAEAAVEAFFDSIIQSLREGEKIELRGFGSFRLRSRGARVGRNPKTGEKVQVPAKRIPYFKPGKELKELINR
- a CDS encoding 30S ribosomal protein S1, giving the protein MKESKDQPMETETELSAAEYESLIAQYEDTLKNLQEGQIIRGRVIQVTPSEVIVDIGYKSEGVISIAEFTDYEGHVTVAVNDRIDVLLESTEDQNGYVVLSKDKAEKMRVWDDVEKAFREGTNVRGRIIDRIKGGLAVDIGVKAFLPGSLVDTKPVKNLDFLRGKEFEFKVISVDKKRGNIVLSRKAVIEVEQEAKKRETLAQLEEGRVLRGTVKNLTDYGAFVDLGGLDGLLHVTDISWGRINHPSDVLKVGDEIDVVVLKFDKETERVSLGTKQLTADPWEQVPEKYPVGSRVSGRVTNVTDYGAFVELEQGIEGLIHVSEMSWSKKMKNPSKVVSVGDTVEAIISDVNTDTRRISLSLKNTLPDPWEGVAEKYAIGTEITGKVRNLTDFGAFVEIEEGVDGLIHVSDMSWTKRIKHPSEVLKKGDEVRATITHIDPENRRISLSIKEFMPNEWEEFKKKHQVGSVIEGTVTRIADFGVFVNIDGMVEGLMHVSETPLARGQKPQDHYAEGQKVRATILRIEDDEMKVGLSSREVAAAEASPAPAEGGEAPKKKRSRKKTETDEE